The genomic interval TTTTGAACTTAGCTTGCCAGTCTTTTAATGCGGCAAAGTCAGCTTCAAGCTCTTCTGGTTCTGGTAGGCGAACAGGAGCTTCTATTGGCTGGGGATGCACATACCTTGAATACTTTGTCATCAAATCATCAAAATATTTACAGTCAGCTTCAGATATTTTGGCTAAACCTGCTATTTTCTTTGTATGTACTTCCCGTCTATACCTCTGAACAATATCGCCCATTAACTCTACTTCGATCATCCTCTCTAACAGATCTCTAAAATCACTACACAAAGATTTTGCATAGGGCTCATAAACTTCTTTCCCGTGTTCATTCAGGAGCTTCTTTGCTTTTGAAAGGCGATCATTGATGAGTTGCTTTAAAGCTGAGTCGGGCTTCTTAGCAAAAAATGGAGTGTCTCCCGGTTCGCCTGTTCCCCACGGTTCTTCTCGGATACATATTATCTCGGGCTTAATTTCAACCTTTCCGGCATATAATTGAACCATGGTTAAAAGCGATAGCCTATGGGTGAATATGATAATTTGTTGTTCGGAGGCAATAGCGCAGAGACGTTGAACAACCGCCTCTTCATAATCCTGATCAAGTGATGAGATAGGGTCATCAAATACAAATGGAGCCGGATAGGTTCTGCCTGTAACATCAGCAAGAAACGCCGCAATTGATACGATACGATTCTCACCTTCACTTAGAACTTCATTCAGGTTGTGGGCGGCTCCGTCCAGCTGAAGTGTGTGGAGGACCTTACCTTTTGAAACCTTGGATTTGATTAGCTTTACCTTGAGTCGAGATGCCCCTAAGGCTTTGAGCTCGTCGTTAAACCGCTGAACAAAAGCATCCGTAATAAGTGTCTCTGCCAACTCTCCCTTTTTCGTGGATAAGGCTCTGGAGTTGGTTTTCTTTTTGGCCTCTTTGAGTCGTTCGAGTGACTGCAGGCGATTGACCTCTTCCTGAATGGCTGTTTTATGTTCAGCGAGCCACTTCTTTGTTTGAAGGTTCTTTAATTTGGTTTGCAGTTCAACTCGATTATCCTTTTCTGCATCTTCCTCATATTTCTTGGCGTTCTTTTCATAACCTTGTGAAATTCGCCATATTTTTTCAAGCCACTCAGGGGATTGGCTGCTGGTACCCAGCTCATCTATTGAGTCAAATGACGACACTTTGATTTTTCTGTCTTGGAGGGAGGTGATTGTATCATTCAAAGCCTTGATGATGTCCTGATTCTCAATCCCAGCAGCATCAATTTTGGTATTTAATACTTCAATGCTGGGGATATCTGGCAGACCATCAATTGCCTGTTTGGCCTCTCTGGCTGCTTCTGTGGCCTGTTTTTGTGTTTCACCTTTTATGTACGATTCAAAAGAGATGAACCGTTGTTTGGTTTCCTCGGATAAAGGTTGATGGCAAAGTACACAAACAGAATCATCTTGGACATGGGGAAACTCCTGTCCAGTGTATGCCACTTCTTCGGAATATTTTCGTGCGGCACACCATAGCTCTTTCCAGACATCAGATCCAACGCCTCCGAGTTTTGCACCACTGAAAACATCTTTTGCCGCTGCTTCAGCGGCTGACTTTTTCAGAATGGATTTCTTTTTTGCTGCGATGATCCTTTTGCAATTCTCATCAGACAGTTGGCTGAGATAAGCCTGCACATCCTTAACAAGGCCATCAGCATGGCTTTTTTTCGTCCTGAATTGCTTCGCTTTGTCAGCCGGCGATGTCACTGAAATTCTTTTTTGAAGATCCTCAAGTTCTATTTCATTTTCCGACGAGAAAGAGCAATGGGAGTCAACGTCATCAGTTGTTGTTTTGGCGCTAAGTTTTTCAAACCAAGCCGCTCCGGTGGAGCCGAGGAGATCATTTGGGATTCTCGGCAGTTTTGATTCTAACGAACCTGCTTCTGCATCGAGCTTTGCCGCAACTTTTTCACAAACATCAATCAGCCTGCTGAAAAAAGACAAAACGGGAGGTTCATAACTGACCTCATCTTCGTTTTCCATAAATACCCGGCCAAACGATGAGTCAAAAATATCAACAGAACAAAGGGCATCACAGACTCCCGATCCATCCCATTCATGTTCCACAGGACTATTGTTTTTTAGAAATGAAACCTTGGCTTTCTGAACCGTTTTTTCAGTCGAAAATACGTTGTGGTGCAGTGGGCCGCGAATGCAGTCGCGGGCTCCACAAATATGTTTGAGAAGCCTTATATAACCTGATTTACCTGAGCCGTTTTGACCGTAAATAACAGCAATATCACTATTACCTAAATCAAGAGGTTTGCGGGGTGCCAGTTTGTTTACTCCAGTAACTTCACTGATTGAACATAAACGTATTTCTTCAGAATCATGTGCATCAAAAGCATGAGTAGGAATACTATAATCGATATCAGGGAATGCATTATTAGCTTCTTTTTTGCATAAGGCTGTCAGCTCAGAAATTATACCGTCATTCAGATCGCCTGTTTCTAAGATTCTCTTTGTTGCTAATTGTAGCCATTTCGGTCTTTTTCTTAGCCACTCTCTAACAGAGGTAGTATTTTTATTCATGGTTAAGCGTCCTTGTATTCCAAATTTTTATCAGTTGATCTGGTTCGAATTCAAACAGCCGGTTCTGAACGATGTGGTATTTCTCGTATCGGTTTTCAGATAGATGCTTTGTGCGGAAGAGTGTTTACTGATGGCATCAGAGTTGAAGAATTCGACTTCTCGCTTTATCTGCCGAGAACCCTTTTGTTGAGCTGTTTCCAAATAGGAAACAGTTGCATTTCGTTTCAGTTCGCCGCTTTCTTTTCTCTCTTTTTCATTCATGGGTTTTCCTCATTATTCAGCGTGGGGATCGGCTTCGTTCAGGGTTTGGAGGATTTCGGTGTAGGCGGCGGTGAGGGCGGGGCGCTGGGTGTCGGGAATTTCGTGGGTTTCGAGGCAGCGGGCAAAGACGTCGGCGGGTTCGAGGTCGTCGAGGGTTTCGGCGGTGTCGGTGCGCTGGAGGATACGGTCGATGACGCGCCGGTTTTTGATGCGGCGGATTTCAAGGCTGGACCCTTCGATGGCGGTTTCGACCTGGTCGCGCAGATCGGGGACGACGTCATTGCCGGTATATTCAATTTCGAGCCAGGCGTTGGAACCTTTGAGTTTGAGCTGTTTCAAAGTTTCGTGGATTTCATCGAGCTCGCCGCTGATCCGTTCCAAGGGTTGGAAAGTGGGGATGGGGATTTCGGTGACGGTTGGGGCGCGGCCTGTGAAATCGATTTCGAGGACGAGTTTCTGTTGTCCGGCTTCGCCGAAGCCCATGGGAATGGGGGAGCCGCAGTAGCGCATTGTTTCGGAGCCGGCGACGTTCTGCGGAACGTGGAGGTGACCGAGGGCGAGGTAGTCGAAACAGGCAGGAAAAGCGGAGGCTTCAATGTGGTCAAGCGAACCGACGTTGAGATCGCGCACGCCGTCATCGGCGAGGGTTGTTCCGCCGGCGGCAAAGCAGTGTCCGGTTCCAATGATGGGAATATTCAGGTTGCCGCGCGCGGCTTCGGCGCGTTCGCCGATTTCGTGATAGTGGGCTCGGAAGCCTTCGGCGAGTTTTGCACGTTTGTCGTCGATCGATTCCCCGGCTTCGGAGCGGCGGATATCGCGGTCGCGCAGGTAGGAGACGGCGCAGACGACGGCTTCGGGATTTCCTACGGCGTCGCGGCAGATCAGCAGTTCGTTTTCCGGATCGGCGGCGCCGACTACGTGGACGTTGAGGGCCTGCAATACGGCTTTGGGAGCATTTAGAAAGGAGGGGGAATCGTGGTTGCCGCCAATCACAACGACGTAATGGCAGGCCGATTTTCCG from Verrucomicrobia bacterium S94 carries:
- the sbcD gene encoding exonuclease subunit SbcD, yielding MKLFHTSDWHLGRSLYGRGRYDEFTAFLNWLAEQIEQRNVDLLIIAGDIFDTTAPSNRAQELYYSFLCRIGKSACHYVVVIGGNHDSPSFLNAPKAVLQALNVHVVGAADPENELLICRDAVGNPEAVVCAVSYLRDRDIRRSEAGESIDDKRAKLAEGFRAHYHEIGERAEAARGNLNIPIIGTGHCFAAGGTTLADDGVRDLNVGSLDHIEASAFPACFDYLALGHLHVPQNVAGSETMRYCGSPIPMGFGEAGQQKLVLEIDFTGRAPTVTEIPIPTFQPLERISGELDEIHETLKQLKLKGSNAWLEIEYTGNDVVPDLRDQVETAIEGSSLEIRRIKNRRVIDRILQRTDTAETLDDLEPADVFARCLETHEIPDTQRPALTAAYTEILQTLNEADPHAE